Within Deinococcus actinosclerus, the genomic segment CCCGTCCTGGGCGCCGCGGGTCTGCATCAGGGCCGGGGCGGCCCCGCGCGGCACCTGCCGCCGCTCCTCCTGGGGCGCGCCCACCGGTTCCTCCAGTTCGTCCGGCACGCCGTCGGGCTGCGCGGCCGGGCGCTGCACGAGCGCCACCGCGCCCACGATCGCCACGAGCAGCAGGATGCTCACCGCCTCGAAGGGCAGCAGGAAGCGGGTCAGGAGGGTCTCCCCCATCACCAGCGCGGAGCCGTTCTTCACGGCGGCCGCGCCCTCGGCCAGCGGACGCGGGTCCCTGTACGTGAAGGCCAGCACCACGAACGCCCCGGCCAGCAGCGTCCCGCCGATCCCGGCGAGTTCACGCACGTACGGCACCGGGTCGCGTTCCGTGACCGGCTGGTTCGCGTTCAGGAGCATGATCACGAACAGGAACAGCACCATCACCGCGCCCGCGTACACGATCACCTGCGTGGCCGCCAGGAACGACGCGTTCAACGTGGCGAACAGGCCCGCCACGCACAGCAGCGTGCCCACCAGCCCCAGCGCCGCGTGCACCGCGTTCTTCGCGGCAATGGTGATCACGCCGCCCACGATCGCCAGCGCGCCCAGCAGGATGAACGCCAGCATCATGGGCGGCCTCCGGCCACGGGGAGTGGGGTGTGGGCAGTGGGCAGTGGGAGGGACGCCGCGCGCGGGGCGCGGGGCGCAGGACAACCGTCAACTTTCAACCATCGACCCTCGACCCTCACTGGTACTTCACCCCTTCCAGTTCCGCGCGGGGCTGCCCGCCGTCGAGCTGGAAGCCCAGGCGGACGGGCTTACCCAATCGAGTGGCCTCGCGGCGCTGCGGGATGCTGCCGGTCACGCCGACGAGCATGTCCTCCTTGGCGTACACGAAGTCGCGATACCGGTAGTCGGCCATCTCGAACTCGTTGCCCAGCACGACCGCGCCGGTCGGGCAGGCCTCCTCGCACATGCCGCAGAAGATGCAGCGCAGCATGTTGATCTCGTACACCTTCGCGTAGCGCTCGCCGGGCGACACGGGCGCGGCGGGGTCGTTCTCGGCCGCTTCCACGTAGATGGCGTAGGCGGGGCACGCGGCGGCGCACAGCGAGCAGCCGATGCACTTCTCAAGTCCGGTGCCGGGGTGGCGGGTCAGGATGT encodes:
- a CDS encoding NADH-quinone oxidoreductase subunit J gives rise to the protein MMLAFILLGALAIVGGVITIAAKNAVHAALGLVGTLLCVAGLFATLNASFLAATQVIVYAGAVMVLFLFVIMLLNANQPVTERDPVPYVRELAGIGGTLLAGAFVVLAFTYRDPRPLAEGAAAVKNGSALVMGETLLTRFLLPFEAVSILLLVAIVGAVALVQRPAAQPDGVPDELEEPVGAPQEERRQVPRGAAPALMQTRGAQDGEVRA
- the nuoI gene encoding NADH-quinone oxidoreductase subunit NuoI, with translation MGVLEIAKGMGVTLGKLFQKPVTVSYPEQRATLQPRFRGRHILTRHPGTGLEKCIGCSLCAAACPAYAIYVEAAENDPAAPVSPGERYAKVYEINMLRCIFCGMCEEACPTGAVVLGNEFEMADYRYRDFVYAKEDMLVGVTGSIPQRREATRLGKPVRLGFQLDGGQPRAELEGVKYQ